One segment of Vicinamibacterales bacterium DNA contains the following:
- a CDS encoding sugar phosphate isomerase/epimerase family protein translates to MNTPRISVFPKCYFDALVSGEMSYAGWIADAATLGGDGVEHYDGFFRSFRDEDVAPIVDALGATGQVSSMLCFSPDFTHADAGERARQVARQRDAIDLTVRLGTSFCRTLSGQNFPGLSRADGIARTVDGLLRSIEYAERRGVTLCLENHYKDGVWRYPEFAQPEEIYLEILDRVDSPRLGVQYDPSNAIVGGYDPIRFLDRVLPRVVTMHASDRWLVPGATLAELRQSDGTLGYSDKLKHGEVGKGMIDYDAIFIRLARAGYTGWISVEDGMNGLDELRRSVEFLRRKTAEHYRAA, encoded by the coding sequence GTGAACACCCCTCGCATCAGTGTCTTTCCCAAGTGCTACTTCGACGCGCTGGTCAGCGGCGAGATGTCCTACGCCGGCTGGATCGCCGACGCGGCGACGCTCGGCGGCGATGGCGTCGAGCACTACGACGGGTTCTTCCGCAGCTTCCGCGACGAGGACGTCGCGCCCATCGTCGACGCGCTGGGCGCGACCGGGCAAGTCAGCTCGATGCTGTGCTTCTCGCCCGATTTCACCCACGCGGACGCGGGTGAGCGCGCCCGCCAGGTCGCCCGCCAGCGTGACGCGATCGATCTGACGGTGCGTCTCGGCACGTCCTTCTGCAGGACGCTCAGCGGCCAGAACTTCCCCGGCCTGTCGCGCGCCGACGGCATCGCGCGCACGGTGGATGGCTTGCTCCGATCGATCGAGTACGCCGAACGCCGGGGGGTGACGCTGTGCCTCGAGAATCACTACAAGGACGGCGTGTGGCGCTATCCCGAGTTCGCGCAACCGGAAGAGATCTACCTGGAGATCCTCGACCGTGTGGACTCACCGCGGTTGGGCGTTCAGTACGATCCGTCGAACGCCATCGTTGGCGGCTACGATCCGATCCGCTTTCTCGATCGCGTGCTGCCGCGCGTCGTCACGATGCACGCGTCCGACCGGTGGCTGGTCCCCGGTGCAACCCTGGCTGAACTCCGCCAGAGCGACGGAACGCTCGGCTACTCCGACAAGTTGAAACACGGTGAGGTGGGGAAGGGGATGATCGACTACGACGCGATCTTCATCCGCCTCGCGCGCGCCGGGTACACCGGGTGGATCTCGGTCGAGGACGGGATGAACGGGCTCGACGAGCTGCGCCGATCCGTGGAGTTCCTGCGCCGCAAGACCGCCGAGCACTATCGCGCCGCCTAG